A stretch of DNA from Orcinus orca chromosome 3, mOrcOrc1.1, whole genome shotgun sequence:
ccaggcactcagtAGAGTTTATGTCCTCAACAACCTCCTCCTTGCAGGCCCACTAGTTTTCCTCAGTTTGCTTTAGAAGTTCAACTCCTCAGAGGTCTAGCTTGGCTTGGGGTCCACTGTGGCCCCTGAGTCATCTTCATTTCAGCAGATAACTCTTCTCATCTGTATTCTTCCTCAAATAATGGTGGGAGGCCTTTTGGGGAGGCTGAACTCTTAGTCCTTGACTCCTCGGAGGTCTTTGAGGGGCCTTCTTCCCACTTTCCAGTCACCTGGGGCCAGACTCTCTaccattctgagcctcagttccccaccagtaaaatggggatgaagtCAGGCCAGCGCACCATGCCTCTTCTAGACTCATCTGTCATCCCCGTGGGgcctgggaaactggacagagaaaCAGGGTCTGCATGCGGACCCTGCCCCTTCCTGGGGCCAGTGCCAGATATTATTTCTGCATTTCTGCTGCTTGGGGTGAGGCAGGGGAGGAAGCACAAAGATTGGTCCAGGGCAGAGTggatggggtggggcagggagtggTTGATGAATGAACTTGCAAGCAGTTAAGGTGCCCAGCAGCCTGGAACTGGGAAGGAAGTAATTGTGGGGGGGCAGCCCATGAAATCTTTACCTACCCTCAGCCTGGCCTCTGGCCTCCGTGTCTAGGATGGGGTAGAAGCTAGGGAGCAGCTGGAGCAAGGTAGTGGGGGCTCCAGAGTCTTAGAGCCCAGGCCTCTGTGCCCCCCCATGGGGACCTTCCAGGTGCCTGGGGAAGCAGATTAGGGCTGATCCTCCTTGGGAGCTCAGAGGTGGATCTCTGCCGTCAAACATCACCTTGTACCAGACCTGCGTGAGCTCTCAGAGACTCTGACTTCCTGtgatgtccattttacagacaaggaatctGAGTCCCAGAGGTTTTAAAAGAGTTGCTCAGCATGCTGCTTGGGTTGCAGCCATTCCCCATATCCAGAGATTTCTAGACCCCTGAAGCAAGAGTAAGGGGCAGGGAGGGTCCACCCTGAACTGGAACCCTGGCTGTGGGAGTTCAGATAAGGAAATTCAGACGAGGGCACCTCAGTTTCCCACCGAGCACTCACGTGGGGCACTAAATGCTCCAAGTCTCCCTAAGCGGTGGGTGTCGTCTATCTGACGTAATAGGGAAAGAGGCGTCCAGAGGGGAGTCTGGGCCAGGGTCACAAGCCCTTGTTCCTAATCATCTTTATCTGACATAATAGGGAAAGAGGCGTCCAGAGGGGAGTCTGGGCCAGGGTCACAAGCCCTTGTTCCTAATCAGCTTCTCCCTGCGCCCCAATGGTGTTTTCTTTTCAGGCGTTACAATCTCAGAGATGGAGAACTTGACTTCCTAATCTCTGACTTCTCCGTCCAGCCACCCCTCCCCTACTTCAGTGGAAAACCACAACAGCCGAGAGAGCCCAGAGACAGGCTCCACTCCCTCACCCTAGCACCCCTAGTTCAGAGGCAGGTTCCATAACCCCCTCAAATTCAGGGGCAACCTCCACCATGCAGCCCATCTCCTCACAAGCAGAGAGACAGTCACCCACTCCAGCTCCGGCTCTCCCAGTTCAGAGCACACCGTCACCTCCCACTCTAGCCCCCTGAGTTCCATCTCCTTGACCACCCTGCATCGGAGCCCCACTCACCCCAATCCCAGCACGGTGCCTTCCTCCGTGTCCCCGGCCACCACTGACGGGACATCCGTGGCCTCTGACCTTGGTGAGTATTGGGACATTTGGGCAGATGGGGGATGGTTGCGGATACCAGGGTGCAGTTCTGAGGTTGGCCACCAGGGGGAGACACAGTCCTAAGAATATGCTGGGAAGGGCCTCTTCTCCCACCCCAGCATCACCTAAACCTCTTCAGACCTTCTTCATTCCAAGCACGTTTTATTAAGCACCTATCCTGTGTCGGGCCCTGTGAGACACAGTTATGTTGGGAGACAGGTTATAAGTAAATTACATATTTGTTTATAAAAGAACAAAGTAGAGCAGGATAAGGGGTTGGAACGTGAGTGCAAaggttttgaaaattttaaacactaTTCAGCCAAGGTCTTGGTTTGAAGGAGGCAAAGGAGGGAACCACGCAGGTAGCTAGGGAGAGAACAGCCCAGGCAGTGagcacagcaagtgcaaaggccctgaggtaggactgCGCCTGGTGCATCTGAAGAAGAGTGAGATGGCTGGAATGGGGCGAGTGGGGGTACTAGTGGGGAGCAGTGAGGGTGAGGAAGTTGCAGGGTGTGATCATACAGGGCCCCAGGGGTCCAATAGAGGCCAAGCATTTTCAGAGGGTCTAGAAAAATCTGTCGTTCAAAATAATACATTGTCTCCAAAACATGCAAAGAAGAATGCAAACACGAAGCGTAATAACATTTTGCTTAAAGTCACAGGATATAAACTATCTTCACGAAGTGTCAAATTTTGCACGTATCCTCAGAAAGTCGCTGCATTTGGGAACAGAGTTCTAGGttggattatttttttcactttgcaaGAACTCCCAGAAGTGGCCAACAATGGCTGTGGAAACACAGTGAACAAAATTGATTGCTTGTAgacaaatatattcaaaagaaaaagcaaaaagaaaagaaaggaaaagaaaaacaaaagtaaaagaataaaaatgtgctTGAAAAAATGGTTACAGCAGAGACTGGAGAGGGAATTAAGCACAGCTTCCTGAGAGGGGACTTAAAAGGCACTGGGCCCTGGTGGGTGTCTCAGCCTTAGAAGGGATGGGGTCTAGGGCTGACTCAGAGCTCCCCTCCAGGTGACACTGGAGCCCCCAAGTTGCACAGGAACCCAGGTGTGGTGGTGGCCGTGTGTCTGCTGGTGTGTGTTTTGCTCATCTGATGTGTGATAATGGCCGTGAGGTGCTGCCACAAAGGCGTGTCTGAGTTCCAGAAGCTGGATGAGGTATccatggggttggggggaggctaGGCTGGGGGGATGGCCCTCCCAAGCAGGGCAGGCCCCTGCTGCAAAGCCCACTGGTGCCTGAACAACCTCTTGTGTGTGTTCCTCCTTCAGGGCCTTGTGAGCTGAAGGTCATCCTCTGCCTGTCACACACTGGAGTGATCCTCAAGAGGCTGGGATGGGGGGCTTGGATGGGGCTGGGGTGTCTGGAGAGGGGCAAGGCTTGTGGGAATAAAGCCCCTGCTGTTCCTCTGAGGCATCCTGAATCACGGATTCATTTGACAAACATTCTTGAGTGTGTACTATGTGCTGGGGTCACAGTGGGGACCATTTCTCCACCCTTACGGAGGCAACAGTCTCAAGGGGAAAGACTGACGACAGCCAGGGGATCAAGTGACATAATTTCAGATGGCTAAGGGCCAGAAAGTCAGATTGGGGTTGTGGCTGGATCCCAGGGTCCCATGTGTCCAGGTTTGCAGAGAGGGTAGGGAGGTCTCTCTGGAAGGTGCaccacgaggcttgtgggatcttagttccctgaccagggattgaacccgggccttcgGCAGTGAgaacgcagagtcctaacccctggaccacccagggaagtccctggaaggtGATATTTGTGCCAAGACAAAAGGGCGAAGGAGCCACCCTGGGGAAAACCAGGGAAGGTGTCCCAGGAAGCAGGCAcggcaagtacaaaggccctgtggtaggaAAAACTAGGGGTGTTTGGGAAACAACAAAGAGGTGAGCAGGGTCAGAGCTGGGTGAGGGAGGGATCTGTGGGGCACCAGGTGGGCTATGGGAAGAAGTGTGAGTTTTAGCCAGAACACCATGGGGGAGTCTCCAGCCAGCAAGTTCCAGAATCCGACTGGTCTTCTTTCAAGTCTTTAGGAGGGTAGATCAGCAGGGGTAACCAGGAGGCAGGGACAGCCTGTGCAAACGCTTAGACACTGGAAAGGGCCAGAAGCATGCAGAGAACAGGGAGTCAAAATGCCCTCCCCTCCTCGACTCCCAGTCTCAGTTCTGTTTCCCAGGGTCTGAGCATGGGTGTCCACTCTCTTCCCTCCCATTGTACAGGATGGAAAACTGAGTTTGGGGAGGGGCAGGCCTGGGACTGGGGACCCTGGCGGGTCTGTGGGTTCTTCTTTctacccaccccgcccccagggaTTTTCCAGGCTTCTCTAGCAGATTGGGACACCGAGGCTGCAGGCTGGGTCTCGACCGTGTGCCTTGGCCATGACTCAGGCCTGGAGCTGCCCCCTCAAGGCTGAGTTTAACCCACAGTGAGAAGGGTGGTCAGAGAGGCTGGGGGTCAAAGTTACCCAGCACATCGAGGTGAAGCCCGCCCAGGGGAGGGTCATGCTCTGATGATTCTtgggggcagaggggacagcagggCCTCCCAGGCAGGCAGCAGGTCTGGTGAAACATTAACTCATGGCAGCTTGGGAAGTGGCAATGTCACATGAACCCTTT
This window harbors:
- the LOC101281426 gene encoding LOW QUALITY PROTEIN: uncharacterized LOC729966 homolog (The sequence of the model RefSeq protein was modified relative to this genomic sequence to represent the inferred CDS: substituted 2 bases at 2 genomic stop codons); the protein is MAGSQLPQPLLLLLLKPGGSSGTASVTSTGKNRCLGKQIRADPPWELRGGSLPSNITLYQTCFRGRFHNPLKFRGNLHHAAHLLTSRETVTHSSSGSPSSEHTVTSHSSPLSSISLTTLHRSPTHPNPSTVPSSVSPATTDGTSVASDLGEYWDIWADGGWLRIPGCSSEVGHQGETHTYPVSGPKGWGLGLTQSSPPGDTGAPKLHRNPGVVVAVCLLVCVLLIXCVIMAVRCCHKGVSEFQKLDEGLVSXRSSSACHTLE